Genomic DNA from Theobroma cacao cultivar B97-61/B2 chromosome 3, Criollo_cocoa_genome_V2, whole genome shotgun sequence:
ctagcaatacatcatgaccactcAAATGTTAGGAGAGTTAATATAGTTTGActaacctttcagtgtacagtaTTTCAGTGTAATTCGATCATTCATCAAATATCTCGAATATATCATGAAGTATTACACGGTATCACCGTTAGACCTTGTAAgggtaaaattaaaacatgacAATTCACATATAAGATAGATTTGGTATTTCAAGATCGATTGTTTACTTGTAAAGTAAAATATCTTAATATGTACCAGTATTTAAGCATTTTCAATATCCTTATTCTTGATAATACAATTACTAGGAACacatttagaaataaggttttaatgtataaaaatctcataattattatgattataatttctttttaagacCATTATGTTTTAAGGGCTTTTTCTGCACAAGTCTTTTataactctttataaataaacttatagataaaaaaatatctcatacattatataaaatattcataatgtATTTAACATGAAACATGACTAATTAATATAGTGTTTTACAAGCACAAAACCGATTGACTTGCAGGACTTACATTAATAAATCATGCCTTCATTATATGCATCATATTAAGGTGAATCCGTTAGGAATGAATAGATGAATTCTACATTTTTACTACTAGCTAATTATGTCTCTCCTATTGGGTGCTAATGACAATTAGTTATTGGAATTTTGTTTCTGAGGGAGATTAAGGCAAGGGAAAAAGATATTTCCATTTTGTAGCTGGATTAGTAAATCTGAGATaagtaaaaacaaaagttattattaaattttaagatggatatataatttaaaattaattgaaaataaatagagatagttttattatatttatgcgttttaaataattttttcttaattgatgtgaaattttttttattattactttaaTACCCTATCTATCAACAGTGAATTGCCTTATTGGCCTATTAACTGTCTGGCAATCATCTAAAATCAAGTGATAGAGGGTAAATGATGATTTTTGGGCATGTAAATTTCTGGAGGTCTTGTAAAAGGAAATTTCATCAAGGACGCCTTTACAAATTAATCTGCTTGTCTTTCGTACATGTGAAAAGCTCATATTGCCTCCATCAGTATCAAAGCACAATGGAATCAATCCTTTATCTTTGAGACAATTATTTACTGTATATAACTCGatatttacaaattaaaagcTCTCCGATAAACTAATTTTGACCTATACTAAAGACCTTTTATTCCATTTGGTTGGCTGGAAAGCAGGGGAAATAAAGAGAGGAAATCTGGCTTCTCCTAAGCAATCAAAGGAAGCACTGCCCAAATTCTATGCTTGGATTCCTTTCCCTTGCGAAAACCTGACCCTGAACACATGCTCTTCGCCAGTGCATTTATCCACCTTTACAACCCAGTGACTTCTCTTTTCAAAACCACAATCAATTTTGGCTTTTGCAGCAATTCTAGTGACTAGCAGCCCTTCTCCTATGGGTAGCAATTGAGTTCTCGATCCACTGGACCGCCATGAACCTTTGGAAAATGCATTATAGCCCACAACAACGGCTCCGTTGCGTTTCGTACCTGCCTCCACTGCTCCAAGAATTCCTTCATGATTCTCCAGGTTGCAGTCGATAAGCACAAAATCAGCTTCCCTATAGTGGCTTAGCAGAAGATTTTGAGCTTCACCAACAACAAACTCAACGTGGCTTGCATCATAGCCCAGGATTTTCTTGGACAGTTGAAGTTCTTCAATTCCAGGGACGATGCAAACTACATGGCCACCAGTTTGGGAAGCAGCGGCCACAAGGGCAAAAGCAGTAGAGTTGGCAGCAGTAGCATATGCCACAACCATTAGTTGTGCATTGTTGCCAGCTGCAAGGGCTGAAACGAACTCGGCTACATTAGGTTCTTTGGCTTTCTGGCCCTGCAGGAAGATTACACAAAAACCAAGTCAGATAGGATTAATAGAGAATTGAAACGGGAACTAGACAAGGACAAGGAGAACTAATTGATATATTGTTTTGGATATCAGGGAAACTTACCATTTTCAATGTTTTGAGGTATGCTTTTGTGGCATTCTCAGCAGACCAGAAAGCCATCTCGTTTTCAGTTTTGATGCAGGTTTTGGATAGAAAGTAACTAGTGGGTTGTACAAGCCTTTGCACAAATGATGGATGGATGTCTTGGTCAAGAGAGAATGGGCTTAtaaagggggaacctaaggAGGGTGACATTATTGAAGAGTGCCATGTAAATCCAACTGGCTgtgtttaaaaattaataagaaaaagaaaaaacaaaatggaaaaaaatccAACTGGGACAGGCTTCAAATCTTACCTGTAATTAACAAAcgatttctattttctcattgTACCAATAGTTCTCTTTCCATTTGCTTGTGcctgtatttttcttttctttctttttcttcattacAAGGggaaataaaactaaaaattaagtaaaagaACACAGCTGGATCTTCAAAGTATTAAGAAATCAAATTAAGTAGATTGCCTTATTCAATCTGCAAATGGTGGATTTATCTCTGAACATGAACACTTTGACAGGTATAATCTTAAAATTAACTAGTTCATATATCATTATATCAATTTACATAGTATCATTTTCCAATTCTCTAccaattaaatatataaaccTGCTAACTAGgtttttatttccaaattagttagggaaaaaaaaaggacggCATTAGGTAATCTTATActtgcatatacatatatatgtttattgaCCAACAGATCTTATGTAAACTTCCCAGAAGCCTCTCAATAATTATCAACAGTTTTCCAAGAAACATTATATGCTTAATTATAGTATTATATTGGAACCAGCataaaaagatttaattatGTAGGGTACACGCTACTGTGAAAATGTTTATATATGAATGGCCCGTTGTGTCCTTTATGGGAGGGACAgcagaaattttgaaatgaaatcaGAAAATCTCCACAGCAAGGCATTAAATTATGTTGGTATCTTAGAGATAAAAAAGACAAGGCTCCATGTTAACTCTGCCCACAACACAACAAAACTCGtattattaaaatcaaaactttgAGATTAACTATGCTGGTAGAATGCTGGAACACAAGTTGCAAGTTGGGGTATAAGCCATTCTATCTAACTAGCAAATTAAGCTGCTGTTCTGGATGTTTTCCCGGCTTGTATCTGCTTCTTCggatgtaaaaaaaaaaaaaaaaaaagttgtacGTTAAGGCACAATCCTTAATGTACGGGTGGTTTAATTAGAAACTCAGACAGTTGGCCTAGTATTTGGAGTTGTGACAAtaaactttttcattttcttgggGTGCATGTGTTTCTTGATAAATTCCATTTGACAAGCACTAAATttataaagaagaagaagcaaaagTACTTTGAGGTGTACTTTTGCTATATCACGGATACTGTATTTGCTTAAACTAACTAATGAAGTTTCAAGAGAAAGTCAAATATGTAGGATTATTTTTTCTTGCGAAGTACAAATGGATATCTGGTTTAATTATGTTAGTAGGTAGCTAGCTACTTGTCATTATTCAGccaaaagagaataaaatctCACCTTCATGGGTAAGTATTGCTAACTTGATTTCATGAGCTCTGCCTTAGTTTGCATACTTGAGGTGTGAGGATTCTCCTGTGAAAGTATCTTCATCACTTTGGGTTTAATGTTTGTGTTTAGTCTAATTTTTCCTTtgtataaaaacaaaaattatctcACCTTTGTTGTGACCTTATCTTAAGACAAATTAAACAGAATAATTGTCTTGGATTCATAATGCTCTTCCTTGTTTATGCTATGCTTAAAATGAAAACCAAAGTACAGCTTCAATTGGCAgttattaaaaatcaaaggtCATCTCATCTACCTGAGCAGGATTTCTTGCTGAATGCATAAGGCTGACATTATTTGCAGAAATGCATGTTTCTGCTCCATGCCTTAGCCTTTTTTGGTTGCATATGTCAATTGCCATGTCCTATTACGTAGTAGAGAGGTGCATGTACCATTAACGTGACCTTCAAACAAGACAAAACAAGATATTgaaaactgatagtaaagtaCTGTCGTAAAAAGCAAATGAAAAACAGAACCAAAATTGTCCATTTCAAGCATTCAAAGTTTCAAACCCTccctttttaaaatattcagAGAATAAGGCACTAAATGTAGCTGGCTACattattattaaaactctTATTCTTGCCCCCCAAAACCCAAACAGAGATCTAGAATCTAGATCAGATCAAGATGCCCCGAACACATGGATAACGAAGCAAAACCACATCATTCAATTTCCTGTCTTGTGGTCGACGATATCTTGCATTATGAGAGGCCCCCCGTTTGTCTGATTCTGCATGGGGGGAGGATGCTATTGTTGTGGTCGAATATATAGCAACGGTCCGGCCAACTTGATGTTCTCGAATTTTTCTAAGCTATTAGGAAAATCAAGCGAACGTGGGAGTGAGAAGCTGAGGAGAAATGGGGGGTGCAGAATGAAATAAACAAGTTGTGGGTCTCAAGATTCTGCTTGAAAGGGTAACGCATCCTTGGAGGGAACATGTCTGCATGTGTCAGCAATAATGgtacaattttttatttaatacgGTATCTTATTTATATAGGTATTCatctaattattaaaatttgagtACCAAATATCTCCACCTATATGTTTGAACACGTGCCTGCATGGGTGGAAATATGTGCATGTGCAAAATGAGAGGAGCTGCTTTTAAGCTATATAAAATTCATAGTGAACAAACTGTGCCATGAATTTGTTGAGACTAATTCAGAGGAGTTAATTAATGtatataaagaaacaaaatgagGTAAAATGTACTCTCTCGAAAACCTAATTAAGTTAGTTTTTGATGCATTTTGCTGATGTTTATAATTGCCTCGAAAGATCTCAAAgtgaatggatgagatttgTTACCTTTCTTGCATTGCATATGATATAATCTCGAAAAATTCTACTTATAAAGAGTTAGCAATAGAAAAAGAGACGTTCAATCAAATTCAAGTCAATACTTCTTTCTACGTTTTTACTAATAAAACCAAGTGTAATAATTGTGCTTTATATGATTAGGGTAATAATTTTAGATTAATGCACTAataatttatatgattactCTATTATATGTGCTAAATAGTTGTAAGAGACCTTTGAAGTTGTGAAAACTGTTTTAACATATTGATAAGTTTCGTGATATTATTATTGAATGTGTTCTTTTTGGGAATGCGTTCAGAGAAacaaattatagtgttgacATTCTTGCAAAAATAGGaatgaattaaagaaaatttttgtaacTTGGTGTTGATTGGATGATAGTGTTAATTTGATGTTAGTTGAtgataaaaattagaaaaaattgtgagaaatgacCTTTTTTGATAAAGACATTTTAAAAgtaacaatcaaaataaatttaactgtttttagtcaTATTTAGTCATGACTTGAcgaaaatatcatttaaactatttcaaataaattaaacaattcatcataatttctctCCATTTGTGCTTCATATTTCTCTCACCATCTCagtttctcaaattttatcgatttctctATTCAGTATTTGTCTACTATGCTTCTGATTTTTCTCTCTCGCGTTTTcagatttctctttcttacgCTTTCAAGACACCAAGCAATGGTTTTGACGTACTTGGGTGGGTGGCtgtttgagaaatttgatttttaggtatgttggataaaactaaaacggtagaaataatcacaaatgtatgaaatagcttttaattaaatcaattcaggACTTAGataccaataaactcaaaattttgaaatttataaatataggttttcaaagaatttttttttatttttagttaaagtaggtgttttagataaaaaaaatatttatattttgatctatgaaaacatgttagaaacactttaatctgtgtcaaattgttaaaaaataaaaaaaaaagaaaaaaactgaaaggatttgaagttttggttcgtaagtaacaacaatattttaaggattaaagtgtaacaaaatgtttttgaatatgtcgtgtaacaacaatattttttcaatatgatgtgtaacaataatatttttttttcaacatggagTGAAACAACCTTTTTTTCACCATAGCGtgtaatatgtttttttacatagcgtgtaacaacagtatttttttttaacatgacgtgtaacaacctaatcatggcttgtcacaggtttttgtacatggcatgtaacaagcTAACCATAGCTtgtcacaggtttttgtacataacttgtcatatatttttatacatgGTATGTAACAAGCTAACCATGacttgtcacatatttttgtatatagcGTGTAACACGCTAACCATGACTTGTCACAGATTTTTAtatatgacgtgtaacaagCTAACCAGCTTGTCACgggtttttgtacatggcttgtcacatatttttgtacatgacatgtaacaagCTAACCATGacttgtcacatatttttgtacatagcgtgtaacaCGCTAACCATGGTTtgtcacaggtttttgtacatgacgtgtaacaagcTAACCATAGCTTGTCACgggtttttgtacatggcttgtcacatattttt
This window encodes:
- the LOC18605404 gene encoding uncharacterized protein LOC18605404 → MSPSLGSPFISPFSLDQDIHPSFVQRLVQPTSYFLSKTCIKTENEMAFWSAENATKAYLKTLKMGQKAKEPNVAEFVSALAAGNNAQLMVVAYATAANSTAFALVAAASQTGGHVVCIVPGIEELQLSKKILGYDASHVEFVVGEAQNLLLSHYREADFVLIDCNLENHEGILGAVEAGTKRNGAVVVGYNAFSKGSWRSSGSRTQLLPIGEGLLVTRIAAKAKIDCGFEKRSHWVVKVDKCTGEEHVFRVRFSQGKGIQA